Proteins encoded in a region of the Sander lucioperca isolate FBNREF2018 chromosome 18, SLUC_FBN_1.2, whole genome shotgun sequence genome:
- the spint1a gene encoding kunitz-type protease inhibitor 1a isoform X1, producing the protein MNSFLMGQLGASALVLLVLLLDSTSGQESGEACLDRFKEGREDFVLDADDSVKDGATFISSPKLDRYKDCVSACCKEPKCNVAFMERGASEGLVSSCFLFDCLYKKKYACRFVKKQGYMSYILDSVYESYLKVDAPPDDNDRPPVANGGQDRVVQPQDTVTLNGIESKDDNGIESYQWQMLTSYQYAVIQKTNLVDQIMVSNLTSGVYKFQLTVTDTIGQSDSTKVTVLVLTPEQSEHHCMVPMKIGPCRGSFPRWHYNAASEKCEEFKFGGCRENRNNYLSEEECNNACAGSEKKSKGGRGLPVTVPQGERCNGPCTTEEFTCANGCCLDRALECDKSPQCSDGSDEQKCEDLGDKFRILLQIPVDEQKVRCTEVPDTGSCRDSFTKWYYNPLQKDCFRFNYGGCQGNENRFESKEQCTTVCHGVTEADLFSRKGSFADKMSQGNTGIVAIAALLGVAIFVLLVILVYCLMKGKKKSSQHHRVPVNTAPVSLEDRERLVYNSTTKPI; encoded by the exons ATGAATTCATTCCTTATGGGACAATTGGGAGCGTCTGCGCTCGTGCTCTTAGTGTTACTTTTGGACTCCACATCTGGCCAAGAGTCAGGCGAGGCATGCTTAGACCGATTCAAGGAAGGTCGGGAGGATTTTGTCCTCGATGCCGACGATTCTGTGAAAGACGGAGCGACGTTTATTTCGTCGCCGAAATTGGATCGATACAAGGACTGCGTGAGCGCCTGCTGTAAAGAGCCGAAGTGCAATGTCGCCTTCATGGAGAGAGGAGCCAGTGAAGGCTTGGTCAGCTCTTGCTTTCTATTTGATTGTCTGTACAAAAAGAAATACGCCTGCCGTTTTGTCAAGAAGCAAGGATACATGAGTTACATCCTGGACTCCGTTTATGAGAGTTATCTTAAAGTGGATGCCCCCCCAG ATGACAACGACCGTCCGCCGGTGGCCAACGGAGGCCAGGACCGAGTGGTCCAGCCTCAGGACACCGTGACACTGAACGGCATAGAGAGCAAAGATGACAATGGGATTGAGTCCTACCAGTGGCAAATGCTCACCAGCTATCAGTACGCTGTCATTCAG AAAACAAACTTAGTTGACCAGATTATGGTGTCCAATCTGACATCTGGGGTGTACAAGTTCCAGCTGACTGTCACAGACACCATCGGCCAGTCAGACTCAACCAAGGTCACCGTCCTGGTCCTAACTCCTGAGCAGTCTGAGC ACCACTGTATGGTTCCAATGAAAATTGGGCCGTGTCGCGGTTCCTTCCCTCGCTGGCATTACAATGCAGCCTCAGAGAAGTGTGAGGAGTTCAAATTTGGAGGCTGCAGGGAGAATCGCAACAACTATCTCTCCGAGGAGGAGTGCAACAATGCCTGCGCTGGCTCAG aaaaaaaaagtaaaggtgGTAGAGGTTTGCCAGTTACCGTGCCTCAAG GAGAAAGATGTAATGGTCCGTGTACAACGGAGGAATTCACCTGTGCGAATGGCTGCTGTTTGGATCGGGCCCTGGAGTGTGACAAATCCCCACAATGTAGCGATGGCTCAGATGAGCAGAAGTGCGAGGACT TGGGCGACAAATTTCGGATTCTGCTGCAGATTCCGGTTGATGAACAAAAAG TGCGCTGCACAGAGGTGCCTGACACAGGAAGCTGCAGGGACAGTTTTACCAAGTGGTACTACAATCCCCTCCAAAAGGATTGCTTCCGTTTCAACTACGGTGGCTGCCAAGGAAATGAGAACCGATTTGAATCGAAGGAGCAGTGTACGACAGTTTGCCATGGGGTAACAG aAGCGGACTTATTTTCAAGAAAAGGGTCATTTGCAGACAAAATGTCTCAAGGCAACACAG gAATTGTAGCGATAGCTGCCCTCCTGGGTGTGGCTATCTTCGTCCTACTAGTCATCCTGGTGTACTGCCTCATGAAGGGAAAGAAGAAGTCTTCACAGCACCACCGTGTGCCCGTCAACACCGCCCCGGTCAGCTTGGAGGACAGAGAGCGTCTGGTCTACAACAGCACCACCAAGCCCATCTGA
- the spint1a gene encoding kunitz-type protease inhibitor 1a isoform X3 produces the protein MNSFLMGQLGASALVLLVLLLDSTSGQESGEACLDRFKEGREDFVLDADDSVKDGATFISSPKLDRYKDCVSACCKEPKCNVAFMERGASEGLVSSCFLFDCLYKKKYACRFVKKQGYMSYILDSVYESYLKVDAPPDDNDRPPVANGGQDRVVQPQDTVTLNGIESKDDNGIESYQWQMLTSYQYAVIQKTNLVDQIMVSNLTSGVYKFQLTVTDTIGQSDSTKVTVLVLTPEQSEHHCMVPMKIGPCRGSFPRWHYNAASEKCEEFKFGGCRENRNNYLSEEECNNACAGSERCNGPCTTEEFTCANGCCLDRALECDKSPQCSDGSDEQKCEDLGDKFRILLQIPVDEQKVRCTEVPDTGSCRDSFTKWYYNPLQKDCFRFNYGGCQGNENRFESKEQCTTVCHGVTEADLFSRKGSFADKMSQGNTGIVAIAALLGVAIFVLLVILVYCLMKGKKKSSQHHRVPVNTAPVSLEDRERLVYNSTTKPI, from the exons ATGAATTCATTCCTTATGGGACAATTGGGAGCGTCTGCGCTCGTGCTCTTAGTGTTACTTTTGGACTCCACATCTGGCCAAGAGTCAGGCGAGGCATGCTTAGACCGATTCAAGGAAGGTCGGGAGGATTTTGTCCTCGATGCCGACGATTCTGTGAAAGACGGAGCGACGTTTATTTCGTCGCCGAAATTGGATCGATACAAGGACTGCGTGAGCGCCTGCTGTAAAGAGCCGAAGTGCAATGTCGCCTTCATGGAGAGAGGAGCCAGTGAAGGCTTGGTCAGCTCTTGCTTTCTATTTGATTGTCTGTACAAAAAGAAATACGCCTGCCGTTTTGTCAAGAAGCAAGGATACATGAGTTACATCCTGGACTCCGTTTATGAGAGTTATCTTAAAGTGGATGCCCCCCCAG ATGACAACGACCGTCCGCCGGTGGCCAACGGAGGCCAGGACCGAGTGGTCCAGCCTCAGGACACCGTGACACTGAACGGCATAGAGAGCAAAGATGACAATGGGATTGAGTCCTACCAGTGGCAAATGCTCACCAGCTATCAGTACGCTGTCATTCAG AAAACAAACTTAGTTGACCAGATTATGGTGTCCAATCTGACATCTGGGGTGTACAAGTTCCAGCTGACTGTCACAGACACCATCGGCCAGTCAGACTCAACCAAGGTCACCGTCCTGGTCCTAACTCCTGAGCAGTCTGAGC ACCACTGTATGGTTCCAATGAAAATTGGGCCGTGTCGCGGTTCCTTCCCTCGCTGGCATTACAATGCAGCCTCAGAGAAGTGTGAGGAGTTCAAATTTGGAGGCTGCAGGGAGAATCGCAACAACTATCTCTCCGAGGAGGAGTGCAACAATGCCTGCGCTGGCTCAG AAAGATGTAATGGTCCGTGTACAACGGAGGAATTCACCTGTGCGAATGGCTGCTGTTTGGATCGGGCCCTGGAGTGTGACAAATCCCCACAATGTAGCGATGGCTCAGATGAGCAGAAGTGCGAGGACT TGGGCGACAAATTTCGGATTCTGCTGCAGATTCCGGTTGATGAACAAAAAG TGCGCTGCACAGAGGTGCCTGACACAGGAAGCTGCAGGGACAGTTTTACCAAGTGGTACTACAATCCCCTCCAAAAGGATTGCTTCCGTTTCAACTACGGTGGCTGCCAAGGAAATGAGAACCGATTTGAATCGAAGGAGCAGTGTACGACAGTTTGCCATGGGGTAACAG aAGCGGACTTATTTTCAAGAAAAGGGTCATTTGCAGACAAAATGTCTCAAGGCAACACAG gAATTGTAGCGATAGCTGCCCTCCTGGGTGTGGCTATCTTCGTCCTACTAGTCATCCTGGTGTACTGCCTCATGAAGGGAAAGAAGAAGTCTTCACAGCACCACCGTGTGCCCGTCAACACCGCCCCGGTCAGCTTGGAGGACAGAGAGCGTCTGGTCTACAACAGCACCACCAAGCCCATCTGA
- the spint1a gene encoding kunitz-type protease inhibitor 1a isoform X2, whose protein sequence is MNSFLMGQLGASALVLLVLLLDSTSGQESGEACLDRFKEGREDFVLDADDSVKDGATFISSPKLDRYKDCVSACCKEPKCNVAFMERGASEGLVSSCFLFDCLYKKKYACRFVKKQGYMSYILDSVYESYLKVDAPPDDNDRPPVANGGQDRVVQPQDTVTLNGIESKDDNGIESYQWQMLTSYQYAVIQKTNLVDQIMVSNLTSGVYKFQLTVTDTIGQSDSTKVTVLVLTPEQSEHHCMVPMKIGPCRGSFPRWHYNAASEKCEEFKFGGCRENRNNYLSEEECNNACAGSEKKSKGGRGLPVTVPQERCNGPCTTEEFTCANGCCLDRALECDKSPQCSDGSDEQKCEDLGDKFRILLQIPVDEQKVRCTEVPDTGSCRDSFTKWYYNPLQKDCFRFNYGGCQGNENRFESKEQCTTVCHGVTEADLFSRKGSFADKMSQGNTGIVAIAALLGVAIFVLLVILVYCLMKGKKKSSQHHRVPVNTAPVSLEDRERLVYNSTTKPI, encoded by the exons ATGAATTCATTCCTTATGGGACAATTGGGAGCGTCTGCGCTCGTGCTCTTAGTGTTACTTTTGGACTCCACATCTGGCCAAGAGTCAGGCGAGGCATGCTTAGACCGATTCAAGGAAGGTCGGGAGGATTTTGTCCTCGATGCCGACGATTCTGTGAAAGACGGAGCGACGTTTATTTCGTCGCCGAAATTGGATCGATACAAGGACTGCGTGAGCGCCTGCTGTAAAGAGCCGAAGTGCAATGTCGCCTTCATGGAGAGAGGAGCCAGTGAAGGCTTGGTCAGCTCTTGCTTTCTATTTGATTGTCTGTACAAAAAGAAATACGCCTGCCGTTTTGTCAAGAAGCAAGGATACATGAGTTACATCCTGGACTCCGTTTATGAGAGTTATCTTAAAGTGGATGCCCCCCCAG ATGACAACGACCGTCCGCCGGTGGCCAACGGAGGCCAGGACCGAGTGGTCCAGCCTCAGGACACCGTGACACTGAACGGCATAGAGAGCAAAGATGACAATGGGATTGAGTCCTACCAGTGGCAAATGCTCACCAGCTATCAGTACGCTGTCATTCAG AAAACAAACTTAGTTGACCAGATTATGGTGTCCAATCTGACATCTGGGGTGTACAAGTTCCAGCTGACTGTCACAGACACCATCGGCCAGTCAGACTCAACCAAGGTCACCGTCCTGGTCCTAACTCCTGAGCAGTCTGAGC ACCACTGTATGGTTCCAATGAAAATTGGGCCGTGTCGCGGTTCCTTCCCTCGCTGGCATTACAATGCAGCCTCAGAGAAGTGTGAGGAGTTCAAATTTGGAGGCTGCAGGGAGAATCGCAACAACTATCTCTCCGAGGAGGAGTGCAACAATGCCTGCGCTGGCTCAG aaaaaaaaagtaaaggtgGTAGAGGTTTGCCAGTTACCGTGCCTCAAG AAAGATGTAATGGTCCGTGTACAACGGAGGAATTCACCTGTGCGAATGGCTGCTGTTTGGATCGGGCCCTGGAGTGTGACAAATCCCCACAATGTAGCGATGGCTCAGATGAGCAGAAGTGCGAGGACT TGGGCGACAAATTTCGGATTCTGCTGCAGATTCCGGTTGATGAACAAAAAG TGCGCTGCACAGAGGTGCCTGACACAGGAAGCTGCAGGGACAGTTTTACCAAGTGGTACTACAATCCCCTCCAAAAGGATTGCTTCCGTTTCAACTACGGTGGCTGCCAAGGAAATGAGAACCGATTTGAATCGAAGGAGCAGTGTACGACAGTTTGCCATGGGGTAACAG aAGCGGACTTATTTTCAAGAAAAGGGTCATTTGCAGACAAAATGTCTCAAGGCAACACAG gAATTGTAGCGATAGCTGCCCTCCTGGGTGTGGCTATCTTCGTCCTACTAGTCATCCTGGTGTACTGCCTCATGAAGGGAAAGAAGAAGTCTTCACAGCACCACCGTGTGCCCGTCAACACCGCCCCGGTCAGCTTGGAGGACAGAGAGCGTCTGGTCTACAACAGCACCACCAAGCCCATCTGA